From a single Candidatus Binatota bacterium genomic region:
- a CDS encoding YajQ family cyclic di-GMP-binding protein yields the protein MPSFDIVSQTDMQEVDNAVNSAQREIKQRYDFKGGKCSLELSEEVIKVTADDDFKLKQVHELLSSWLTRRKVDARSLDYGKAEEASGGSLRQEITVRQGIDQDTAKSISKKIRDAKLKVQAQIQGDQLRVSGKKRDNLQEVIELCKDLKVDLPLQYVNFRD from the coding sequence ATGCCATCATTCGACATAGTATCGCAGACCGACATGCAGGAAGTAGACAACGCCGTTAACAGCGCCCAGCGCGAGATAAAACAGCGTTACGATTTCAAGGGCGGCAAGTGCTCGCTGGAATTGTCCGAGGAGGTCATCAAGGTAACAGCCGACGACGATTTCAAGCTCAAGCAGGTACACGAATTGCTGAGCTCCTGGCTCACCCGCCGCAAGGTCGACGCCCGCTCGCTCGATTACGGCAAGGCCGAGGAAGCATCGGGGGGCTCGCTCAGGCAGGAAATTACCGTCCGGCAGGGGATCGACCAGGACACTGCCAAGTCGATCAGCAAGAAGATCCGCGACGCCAAGCTGAAGGTACAGGCACAGATACAGGGCGATCAACTGCGCGTGAGCGGCAAGAAGCGAGATAACCTGCAGGAGGTCATCGAGCTGTGCAAGGACCTCAAGGTCGACCTGCCGCTGCAGTACGTCAATTTCCGCGACTGA
- a CDS encoding FAD-dependent oxidoreductase has translation MLTVARACYLAGVPSSQLPRNVLVVGASLAGLKTCEGLRERGFDGKLTLLGAEPHQPYDRPPLSKELLAGRWDTDKVRLRPNGLGELELQYFPGVSATGLDLAERQVLLEDDRRLGFDALVIATGALPRTLPGLAGKAPLGLHYLRSLDDALCLRSALTSGTPRVVIAGAGFIGLEVASTCRELGLEVTVVEPRPWPMARALDQATGQTAAQLHRDHGVQLRLQRMVSSVEGAGRVESVVLDDGERLAADLLVAGTGCRPATDWLEKSGLALEDGVICDEFCRAAPAIYAAGDVARWQHRGYGESIRVEHWTNAVEQAGYVARTLLEPEPHEPFSPLPFFWSDQHGVKIQFVGRAGTGDTVQVVHGDEAEYRFVALQGFRDGPLTGVLTFARPRYSMMYGEWLKQGISFSEALSRASA, from the coding sequence TTGTTAACGGTCGCTCGGGCCTGCTATCTCGCCGGTGTGCCCAGCTCACAATTGCCACGAAACGTACTGGTCGTAGGCGCATCGCTTGCGGGCCTGAAAACCTGCGAGGGCCTGCGCGAGCGCGGCTTCGACGGAAAACTCACCCTCCTGGGCGCCGAACCTCATCAACCCTATGACCGCCCGCCGCTTTCGAAAGAATTGCTTGCCGGCCGTTGGGATACCGACAAAGTCAGATTGCGCCCCAACGGTCTTGGCGAACTCGAGCTGCAATACTTTCCGGGTGTCAGTGCTACCGGGCTCGACCTCGCCGAAAGGCAGGTGCTGCTCGAAGACGATCGCCGACTGGGCTTTGACGCCCTGGTCATAGCCACCGGCGCGCTGCCGCGGACTCTTCCCGGTCTTGCCGGCAAAGCGCCGTTGGGCCTGCACTACCTGCGCAGCCTCGACGATGCTCTCTGCCTGAGGTCCGCTCTCACCAGCGGCACGCCGCGCGTCGTCATCGCCGGCGCGGGCTTCATCGGCCTGGAGGTCGCCTCGACCTGTCGCGAACTTGGCCTGGAGGTCACGGTCGTCGAACCGAGACCGTGGCCGATGGCGCGCGCGCTAGACCAGGCCACCGGCCAAACAGCAGCACAACTCCACCGCGACCACGGAGTACAACTGCGCTTGCAGCGGATGGTGTCCAGCGTGGAGGGAGCAGGCAGGGTAGAAAGTGTCGTTCTCGATGATGGCGAACGACTGGCGGCCGACCTGCTCGTGGCCGGCACCGGTTGCCGGCCCGCCACCGACTGGTTGGAAAAAAGCGGCCTGGCCCTGGAAGACGGTGTAATCTGCGACGAGTTCTGCAGGGCCGCCCCCGCTATATACGCCGCCGGCGACGTGGCGCGCTGGCAACACCGAGGCTACGGCGAATCGATACGGGTGGAGCACTGGACCAACGCAGTCGAGCAGGCGGGCTACGTGGCCCGTACCCTGCTCGAGCCCGAGCCGCACGAACCGTTCTCGCCGCTGCCATTTTTCTGGAGCGACCAGCACGGCGTCAAGATACAGTTCGTTGGCCGCGCGGGCACCGGCGACACGGTGCAGGTGGTTCACGGCGACGAAGCCGAGTACAGGTTTGTTGCCTTGCAGGGCTTCCGCGATGGCCCGCTCACCGGTGTGCTCACCTTTGCCCGGCCGCGCTACTCGATGATGTACGGCGAGTGGCTCAAACAAGGAATCTCGTTTTCCGAAGCGCTCTCCCGAGCCTCGGCCTGA
- a CDS encoding TIGR03617 family F420-dependent LLM class oxidoreductase: MKVYATVDDVALGPDRIENLALRAEQLGFDGLVVAEGVHDSFILAALALRATERLQVMTGVALAFTRSPMSTAIAAWDLASMSDGRFELGLGSQVKGNITRRYGMPWSAPAARMTDYLGALRACWRAFQSGERLDYHSDAYTLDRLQPFFNPGPIAQPDIPVYLGAVQPGMLRVAGCHADGIITHPTNSSPLCLRERLRPPLDEGAAANADRATPGVIASCFVATGANAAAVAAEREQMQQLLGFLFSTPQYWPTLELHGWSELGEKLLAATRAGDWQNMAELLNDRVMDELVFSGTHDELAPLLLNAYRGLATGITLRLSADSPGNDEGQAADRGLAELVAGLQAG, encoded by the coding sequence ATGAAGGTATACGCGACAGTAGACGACGTGGCGCTGGGCCCCGACCGTATTGAAAACCTGGCGCTACGGGCCGAGCAACTCGGCTTTGACGGGCTGGTGGTGGCCGAGGGGGTACACGACAGCTTCATACTGGCGGCGCTGGCTCTGCGCGCTACCGAACGGCTGCAGGTGATGACCGGCGTCGCCCTCGCCTTTACGCGCAGCCCGATGAGCACAGCCATCGCGGCCTGGGACCTGGCCTCGATGTCCGACGGCCGCTTCGAGCTTGGCCTGGGCTCGCAGGTCAAGGGCAACATCACCCGCCGTTACGGGATGCCCTGGTCGGCGCCCGCGGCGCGCATGACCGATTACCTGGGCGCGCTGCGTGCCTGCTGGCGGGCCTTCCAGTCGGGCGAGCGACTCGACTACCACTCGGACGCCTACACGCTTGATCGCCTGCAACCGTTTTTCAATCCAGGGCCGATAGCCCAGCCAGACATCCCCGTCTACCTGGGTGCCGTACAACCCGGCATGCTGCGAGTCGCGGGTTGCCATGCCGACGGCATCATCACCCACCCCACCAACTCATCGCCGCTTTGCCTGCGCGAACGCCTGCGCCCACCCCTGGACGAGGGAGCTGCCGCAAACGCCGACCGGGCAACACCAGGTGTCATAGCGAGTTGCTTTGTCGCTACCGGCGCCAACGCCGCGGCCGTGGCCGCCGAGCGAGAGCAGATGCAACAGCTACTGGGCTTCCTGTTCTCCACGCCCCAGTACTGGCCCACCCTCGAGTTGCACGGTTGGTCGGAGCTGGGCGAAAAACTGCTTGCGGCCACGCGCGCAGGCGACTGGCAGAACATGGCCGAGCTCCTCAACGACCGGGTGATGGACGAGCTGGTCTTCTCGGGAACGCACGACGAGCTGGCGCCGTTGTTGCTGAACGCCTACCGAGGACTCGCCACCGGCATCACCCTGCGACTGTCCGCCGATTCACCCGGCAACGATGAAGGGCAGGCAGCAGACCGCGGCCTGGCCGAGCTGGTGGCGGGGCTGCAGGCCGGCTGA
- a CDS encoding amidohydrolase: protein MAMPKDIGVIDTMLSIPTNDRGKWYDFMKSQLLDNESREMFEFPVEYMFKDVPETKKGDRFDDYVSYTLSEMDKYGIAQALVGVTLEHEDLCRALKENPDRFIGSYQVNPNMGMEGVRDLRRAVKELNVKAATSFPAGCLPQVPIADRRMYPLYAACVDLDIPIFVCAGVPGPRLPMACQHVEQIDEVCYFFPELRFVTRHGCEPWTDLIVKLMLKYPNLYYSTSAFAPKYYPKEVIDYANSRGGDRLIYAGYFPMGLSLERIFAELEKLPLKDEVWPGFLRDNAARVLNLE from the coding sequence ATGGCAATGCCCAAAGACATAGGCGTGATCGATACCATGCTTTCGATACCGACCAACGACCGCGGTAAGTGGTACGATTTCATGAAGTCGCAGTTGCTCGACAACGAGAGCCGGGAGATGTTCGAGTTCCCGGTTGAGTACATGTTCAAGGACGTGCCCGAGACAAAGAAGGGCGATCGCTTTGACGACTACGTGTCCTACACGCTCTCGGAGATGGACAAGTACGGCATTGCCCAGGCACTGGTCGGCGTGACACTCGAGCACGAAGACCTGTGTCGTGCGCTCAAGGAAAACCCGGACCGGTTTATCGGCAGCTACCAGGTCAACCCCAACATGGGCATGGAAGGTGTGCGCGATCTCAGGCGGGCGGTCAAGGAGCTCAACGTCAAGGCGGCCACCTCGTTTCCGGCTGGTTGCCTGCCGCAGGTGCCCATCGCCGACCGTCGCATGTACCCGTTGTACGCGGCCTGCGTCGACCTGGATATCCCCATTTTTGTTTGCGCCGGCGTGCCCGGCCCGCGCCTGCCCATGGCTTGCCAGCACGTCGAGCAGATAGACGAGGTCTGCTACTTCTTTCCCGAGCTGCGCTTTGTCACCCGCCACGGTTGCGAGCCCTGGACCGACCTCATCGTCAAGCTCATGCTCAAGTACCCCAACCTGTACTACTCGACCAGCGCCTTCGCTCCTAAGTACTATCCCAAGGAGGTTATCGACTACGCCAACTCGCGGGGCGGCGACCGCCTGATCTACGCCGGCTACTTTCCCATGGGTCTGAGTCTCGAGCGGATTTTTGCCGAGCTGGAAAAACTGCCGCTCAAGGACGAAGTGTGGCCAGGCTTCCTGCGCGACAACGCCGCGCGCGTGCTCAATCTGGAGTAG
- a CDS encoding NAD(P)-dependent oxidoreductase, translating into MKSYHLPRSLVGIESMVSITPMSLGIAISCLSSPCPSQQFNHGGHGLYRAGSTVLSPLLARCPPAGYSPEAAMNLADSTIAVTGATGSLGRNIVEVLLARGARVVGVVRDPDKVPGLADRVELRRADLGDRGALEKALEGCDGLVSNAGMLNIGLQKWSAHERVNVGGIENLLRAAAATGTRRVVHMSSISVYSFPARKPLDDEPPLMDGLSTRHPLKVYPLSKALGERRAWKLADELGLSLTALRPSGIFGAWDTVFWSKVRALYSLPLAPVPVGWRISWIYAGDVAEAIALSLEKQAAVGRAYNVAGDASTTFWQLLSAWRQVGGRTPLAWLPLPLPMRRHYDTRKLREELGWQPRDPENAMRDMLALEQKR; encoded by the coding sequence ATGAAATCGTACCACTTACCGCGGTCGTTGGTCGGTATCGAAAGCATGGTATCGATCACGCCTATGTCTTTGGGCATTGCCATCAGCTGTCTGTCTTCCCCCTGTCCATCGCAACAATTCAATCACGGCGGCCACGGCCTGTACAGGGCGGGGTCAACCGTTCTGAGCCCGCTACTTGCTCGATGCCCGCCTGCCGGTTACTCTCCGGAAGCCGCTATGAACCTTGCCGACAGTACCATCGCCGTCACCGGCGCTACAGGCTCCCTGGGCCGCAACATAGTAGAAGTGCTGCTCGCCCGTGGGGCGCGCGTGGTAGGGGTGGTGCGCGACCCCGACAAGGTACCGGGGCTGGCGGACCGCGTGGAGCTCAGGCGCGCTGACCTCGGCGACCGTGGCGCATTGGAAAAAGCGCTCGAGGGCTGCGACGGGCTGGTATCGAACGCGGGTATGCTCAACATCGGCCTGCAGAAATGGAGTGCCCACGAACGCGTCAACGTGGGCGGTATAGAGAACCTGCTGCGGGCGGCAGCCGCCACCGGCACCCGGCGCGTGGTTCACATGTCGTCGATATCGGTCTACAGCTTCCCGGCGCGTAAACCCCTGGACGACGAGCCACCCCTCATGGATGGACTGAGCACGCGCCACCCGCTGAAGGTCTACCCGCTTTCCAAGGCCCTCGGTGAACGACGCGCGTGGAAGCTCGCCGACGAGTTGGGGCTTTCGCTGACCGCGCTCAGGCCCAGCGGAATATTCGGTGCCTGGGACACCGTGTTCTGGAGCAAGGTGAGAGCCCTTTACAGCCTGCCGCTGGCACCGGTACCGGTGGGCTGGCGCATAAGCTGGATATACGCGGGCGACGTGGCCGAGGCTATCGCCCTGTCGTTGGAAAAACAGGCGGCCGTGGGACGCGCTTACAACGTGGCGGGTGACGCTTCTACCACGTTCTGGCAGTTACTGTCGGCGTGGCGACAGGTTGGAGGCCGCACCCCGTTGGCCTGGCTTCCACTACCGCTCCCCATGCGCCGACACTACGACACCCGCAAGCTGCGGGAAGAGCTCGGCTGGCAACCCCGCGACCCCGAAAACGCGATGCGTGACATGCTCGCGCTCGAACAAAAACGTTAG
- a CDS encoding glutamate synthase subunit beta yields MSKATGFMDFERETPTRRPVKERLGDYRELEGKLDADALNRQAARCMDCGVPFCHNGCPLGNTIPEFNDLVYNHEWREAISVLHETNNFPEFTGRVCPAPCEESCVVNINSDPVNIKLIEKNIIDRAWQEGWITPLPAPVKTGKTVAVVGSGPAGMAAAQQLARAGHDVTLFERADRVGGLLRYGIPDFKMEKQLIDRRVEQMQAEGVTMRCGVDVGSDIGTDKLRADFDAVVLSLGCTVPRDLEVSGRELEGVHFAMDFLPQQNKRVAGDTVPKQEAILAEGKHVIVIGGGDTGSDCVGTSNRQGAASVTQFEIMPEPPHQRTESMPWPYWPMIYRSSSSHEEGAERDFAINTRRLLGKDGKVEALEAVRIEWKRSEDGRMQMSEIEGSEFTVPAGLVLLAMGFTGPRTTGLVEQLGVALDARGNIAADPDYATNVPGVFACGDTRRGQSLVVWALWEGRECARGVDAFLQGESRLPSSPARPETGGRPLA; encoded by the coding sequence GTGAGTAAAGCTACGGGCTTCATGGATTTTGAACGGGAGACGCCGACTCGGCGACCCGTCAAAGAACGGCTGGGCGACTACCGCGAACTTGAGGGCAAGCTTGATGCCGACGCGCTCAACCGGCAAGCGGCCCGCTGCATGGACTGCGGCGTACCGTTCTGTCACAACGGCTGTCCGCTGGGCAACACCATCCCCGAGTTCAACGACCTCGTTTACAACCACGAATGGCGCGAAGCCATCTCGGTGCTGCACGAGACCAACAACTTCCCGGAGTTTACCGGCCGCGTCTGCCCCGCCCCCTGCGAAGAGAGCTGCGTTGTCAACATCAACAGCGACCCGGTCAACATAAAGCTGATCGAGAAAAACATCATAGACCGCGCCTGGCAGGAAGGCTGGATCACCCCGCTGCCCGCGCCGGTCAAGACCGGGAAAACCGTTGCCGTGGTAGGCTCGGGTCCAGCCGGCATGGCGGCTGCCCAGCAACTGGCCCGTGCCGGTCACGACGTGACCCTCTTCGAGCGGGCCGACCGCGTGGGGGGGCTGCTCAGGTACGGGATTCCCGATTTCAAGATGGAAAAGCAGCTCATCGATCGCCGCGTGGAGCAGATGCAGGCCGAGGGTGTGACCATGCGCTGCGGTGTAGACGTGGGTAGCGACATCGGTACCGACAAATTGAGGGCAGATTTTGATGCCGTGGTACTTTCGCTGGGCTGCACGGTGCCGAGAGACCTCGAGGTCAGCGGACGAGAACTCGAGGGAGTTCACTTCGCCATGGACTTTCTACCCCAGCAGAACAAGCGCGTAGCCGGCGACACCGTGCCCAAGCAGGAGGCAATTCTCGCCGAGGGCAAGCACGTGATCGTGATAGGCGGTGGCGACACGGGCAGTGACTGCGTGGGAACATCTAACCGCCAGGGAGCGGCCAGCGTCACCCAGTTTGAGATCATGCCCGAGCCCCCGCACCAGCGCACCGAGAGCATGCCCTGGCCCTACTGGCCCATGATCTACCGTAGCTCGAGCAGCCACGAAGAAGGTGCCGAGCGTGATTTTGCTATCAACACCCGTCGCCTCCTGGGCAAGGACGGAAAGGTAGAGGCACTTGAAGCCGTGCGCATCGAGTGGAAACGCTCGGAGGACGGGCGCATGCAGATGAGCGAGATCGAGGGCAGCGAATTCACGGTGCCGGCCGGGCTGGTGCTGCTGGCCATGGGTTTCACCGGCCCGAGGACCACGGGCCTGGTCGAGCAACTCGGCGTCGCGCTTGACGCCAGGGGCAACATCGCCGCCGACCCCGACTACGCTACAAACGTGCCCGGAGTGTTCGCCTGTGGAGACACGAGGCGCGGCCAGTCGCTGGTGGTGTGGGCGCTGTGGGAAGGACGCGAATGTGCCCGCGGCGTGGATGCTTTCCTGCAGGGCGAAAGTCGCCTGCCCTCTTCACCCGCCCGCCCGGAGACCGGCGGCCGGCCGCTCGCCTAG
- a CDS encoding SDR family NAD(P)-dependent oxidoreductase, whose protein sequence is MEAFKGRTALVTGAASGMGLGIARGLAAGGARVVLWDLDEAGLQAAVDKINSEGGEAHGFRCDVSNRATVASVAARVKAELGEVDLLVNNAGVVSGGYLLDIPDEKIEQTFAVNTLALYWVTRAFLPGMIERNAGQVVTLASASGYMGVARLSDYSASKWAAIGFDESLRVELRSLAPGVGTTVICPFFVNTGMFDGVKSRLMPILKEEKVVRSILRAIRLRRRRLVLPWSVRLLPAMRLLPVPLLDAMANAMGVNRAMDEFKGRAG, encoded by the coding sequence ATGGAAGCATTCAAGGGACGTACGGCGCTGGTCACCGGCGCGGCCAGCGGCATGGGTCTGGGCATAGCGAGGGGGTTGGCCGCAGGCGGCGCTCGCGTGGTGTTGTGGGATCTTGACGAGGCCGGCCTGCAGGCCGCGGTCGATAAGATAAACAGCGAGGGCGGCGAGGCGCATGGATTCCGCTGCGACGTCAGCAATCGAGCTACCGTTGCCTCTGTTGCTGCCCGGGTGAAAGCCGAGCTGGGCGAGGTAGACTTGCTGGTCAATAACGCCGGGGTGGTGAGTGGCGGTTACCTGCTCGACATTCCCGACGAGAAGATCGAGCAGACCTTCGCCGTCAACACCTTGGCCCTGTACTGGGTCACGCGCGCGTTCCTGCCCGGGATGATTGAACGCAACGCCGGCCAGGTGGTGACGCTGGCATCGGCGTCGGGCTACATGGGCGTTGCTCGCTTGTCGGACTACTCGGCGAGCAAGTGGGCCGCGATCGGTTTCGACGAATCGCTGCGGGTGGAGTTGCGCAGCCTCGCCCCGGGCGTGGGCACCACGGTTATTTGCCCGTTCTTTGTAAACACCGGCATGTTTGACGGCGTAAAGAGCCGCTTGATGCCCATACTCAAGGAAGAAAAAGTGGTGCGGTCCATCCTCAGGGCCATACGCCTTCGTCGCCGACGCTTGGTGTTGCCCTGGTCGGTCAGGCTGCTACCAGCCATGCGCCTGCTGCCCGTGCCCTTGCTCGACGCTATGGCCAACGCTATGGGCGTCAATCGAGCCATGGACGAGTTCAAGGGGCGCGCGGGGTAG
- a CDS encoding PaaI family thioesterase: MDDPTAPERSRFAELAADRAKTWQHFPSRGFPAHVGLILEEVRSDYARMRLPFGPELTQPAGMLHGGMVAALLDTCVVPAIGSGYDERPVMLTVDMRTDFLAPIVGDAIAEGWIEKRGRSTVFCRASVRNEQGELCATGTLVYKVGRPLAEITSTPD; the protein is encoded by the coding sequence ATGGACGACCCCACAGCACCCGAACGAAGCCGTTTCGCCGAACTCGCAGCCGACCGAGCAAAAACCTGGCAGCACTTCCCGAGTAGGGGATTCCCCGCCCACGTGGGATTGATACTCGAAGAAGTACGCAGCGACTACGCCAGGATGCGCCTGCCCTTCGGGCCGGAGTTGACGCAACCGGCCGGCATGCTGCACGGCGGTATGGTCGCCGCCCTGCTGGACACCTGCGTGGTTCCGGCCATAGGCAGCGGCTACGACGAAAGGCCCGTGATGCTCACGGTAGACATGAGGACTGACTTCCTGGCACCGATAGTGGGCGACGCGATAGCGGAGGGCTGGATAGAAAAACGCGGCCGTTCAACGGTGTTCTGCCGCGCTTCGGTGCGCAACGAGCAGGGCGAACTGTGTGCCACCGGGACCCTCGTCTACAAGGTGGGTCGGCCGCTGGCAGAGATCACCTCTACTCCAGATTGA
- a CDS encoding acyl-CoA dehydrogenase — protein MDFEYSQKTKDYAERVGAFIEENLYPNEEELEQQIEDGGRWCVIPLLEEIKARAKADGLWNLFLPESGRGAGLSNLEYAPLAELMGRSHFASESFNCSAPDTGNMEVIERYGNEEQKAEWLAPLLEGEIRSVFCMTEPAVASSDATNICSTIVRDGDEYVINGTKWWSSGAGDPRAKISIFMGKTDPDAARHQQQSMILVPLDAPGINIKRMLSVFGYDDAPHGHAEIEFKDVRVPVANLLLGEGRGFEIAQGRLGPGRIHHCMRTVGAAERALEAMCRRALERKAFGRHLAEMGVTRARIAEARIDIEQSRLLTLKAAWLMDTVGNKEARSEIAQIKVAAPRMALKVVDNAMQVHGGAGVCQDFNLARLYSGLRTLRLADGPDEVHLEQIGRLELKKYL, from the coding sequence ATGGATTTTGAATATTCGCAGAAGACCAAGGACTACGCGGAGCGCGTTGGCGCATTCATAGAGGAGAATCTCTACCCCAACGAGGAAGAGCTGGAGCAACAGATCGAGGATGGCGGCCGCTGGTGTGTCATCCCTTTGCTCGAAGAGATCAAGGCCAGGGCCAAGGCCGACGGATTGTGGAACCTTTTTCTGCCAGAAAGCGGCCGAGGAGCCGGCCTGAGCAACCTCGAGTACGCGCCGCTGGCGGAATTGATGGGGCGTAGCCACTTCGCCTCGGAGTCATTCAACTGTTCGGCTCCCGACACCGGCAACATGGAAGTCATTGAGCGCTACGGCAACGAGGAGCAGAAAGCCGAGTGGCTGGCTCCTTTGCTGGAGGGCGAGATCCGTTCGGTGTTCTGCATGACTGAACCGGCGGTCGCCAGCTCGGACGCCACCAACATCTGCTCGACCATCGTGCGCGACGGCGATGAGTACGTGATCAACGGCACCAAGTGGTGGTCGTCGGGCGCCGGCGATCCGCGTGCGAAGATTTCGATCTTCATGGGCAAGACCGATCCCGACGCCGCCCGCCATCAGCAGCAGTCGATGATACTGGTGCCACTCGATGCGCCGGGTATAAACATCAAGCGCATGCTCAGCGTATTCGGTTATGACGACGCGCCGCATGGCCACGCCGAGATTGAGTTCAAGGACGTGCGCGTGCCGGTGGCTAATCTCCTGCTGGGCGAAGGCCGTGGCTTCGAGATAGCCCAGGGCCGGCTGGGCCCCGGGCGCATTCACCACTGCATGCGCACGGTCGGTGCGGCCGAGAGGGCGCTCGAGGCCATGTGCCGGCGCGCTCTTGAGCGCAAGGCTTTTGGCCGTCACCTGGCCGAGATGGGAGTCACCAGGGCGCGCATAGCCGAGGCTCGTATTGATATAGAGCAGTCGCGTTTGCTGACGCTCAAGGCCGCATGGCTGATGGACACGGTGGGCAACAAGGAAGCCCGCAGCGAGATCGCCCAGATCAAGGTAGCAGCCCCGCGCATGGCCCTGAAAGTGGTCGACAACGCCATGCAGGTGCACGGCGGCGCTGGTGTCTGCCAGGACTTCAACCTGGCCAGGCTCTACTCGGGCCTGCGAACACTGAGGCTTGCCGATGGACCGGACGAGGTCCATCTCGAGCAGATCGGTCGCCTCGAGCTGAAGAAGTACCTCTAG